In the Callospermophilus lateralis isolate mCalLat2 chromosome 19, mCalLat2.hap1, whole genome shotgun sequence genome, TGGTTGGACTTCAGGTAGCTACAGAACGGGAGTTTGAGGAGGTGCCGCCCATCTGGGCGGGAGGCCGGGCGAGTAAGGGGGTACATCTCCGGGGGCTTGAACTACCTCCTGAATGGCTATCACAGCTGGCTCCAAGATCTATCTCTCCTGGAGGTGCAAGCCAAGGGAAAAGGGGGTGTGATGAAAGGGGCAGGGCCTGGGTGAAAAGAGGTGAAGCCAGGTTTTGGGATTTGGATCTTAGGCCAGCTTTTCCTCGTCCCTCATCCATTTACTGAGAAAATATAGCCAGTTTGGGGACCAAGGCCTAGGACATGCGGGTCTAGGGGCTAGGTCAGTGAGGGTACCATGGGGGAAGAAGTCCATACAGCAAAGGAACCAAAGGGACCCATAACAGTTTCAGAGTTTGAGGATCCCATTGAGACTTGCTGGGGACAGGAACACAAAAAGAAGGGGGTAAACAAGAGAAAGTAGCCTACAGGTGGAAGCAGCTAGACTGGGACCAGGACCTGTGAATAGACAGAATCTGGCCCAAAGGATCTACCTGGAAGCTCAGGGCAGCACCAACTGAGTTGGGGAAGCAGTATTCGCGCTAAGGGCTAAGGGGTGTGACAAGCTCTTGGGGATGGAGCCAAGAAAAGGGAGTGGCGGCGAGCCGTCTGGGACGTTTTGCAAGCGGAGCTGGAGCGTCTTGAGCAGTGGAAGAGCCCCCGATTGTTCTGCCCCCTCAGGAATCTGAGACCTAAGTGCTCAAGAGAGTTCCCAGGGCCTCCCGGGTCTGGCCTGGTACTGGGACGGTGATAAAGGAAGAATGAGTGTGAGAGTCCTGTAGCCGAGGGGCCTGGCGGAGACGAGAGTGGGGTACCCCCTGATGACCTTAGTCCGCAGACCCGGCTGGAGTCGGTGAACTTGATCGATGCTGGTGGAGGGGCTGCGCTTGGCGCCCTGGGAGAGCAGCAAGAGCGTGGCCCGGCTTCTGCAGCGCTTCTGCTCATAGCTGGTCAAACTACAGCAGCGGAGGGTCAAGGTGGCACGACTCACTCGAAACTACCAGCTCGGGCCCAGGAGCTGAAGGAATACCGCTAATTACCAAGCAGGTGAGAGGAGCACGGAGCGCAGGGACTCCGCTGGGGTGCGTTTCCAGTCCACTTCCCACTCCCAGCCCCAAACCGTTAGTCCTTACTTCCCGACTTTCGTGGCTGGCCTCCCCTACGTGGATCCTGACACCCTTCACGGGCCCAAACATCCCAATTCgagccctttccctccctctcggCCGCTCGCATTTTACTTATTGATTTGCTTTCCTTGGTTTCACTCCCCTCGGGTATCCAAAGACCCACACCCCAGGTCTCAGGGCTACTCCGTACTGATCCCGCCTCTCGTTGGGGATCCAGGTATTCAGAGCCATTGCCTCTGGCCATCCCTGCTACCTGCCTGGACCCAGTCGGACCTCCCAAAGGGCCCAGCTGGGAGCCCGTAGGCGTGAGTGTGGAGTGAAGATGCAGAGAAGCCTGACTCTCCAGCGACTCCGGCCCGCCCCGCCTCCGCCAGGCGCTCACTCGTGACCCCACAGGGGATCCTTTTGCTTTGGTTCAACGCATTGGCGCTGCTGGTCGGCCTGGGCGCCCGGCTGGCAGTTCAGCAGGCCTCTGGCACCTTGTCGCCACTGCCACGGAGGCTGTGTCCGAGGCAGGCGGTGAAGTGGCACGTCTTCTGCTGTCGCCTTCCGTGCAACGCGACGTGCTTCAGGAGGGACTGGACCCGCAGCCCTACCATCCCAAAAGAAGCAACCTGCGCCTTCTGGCGGCCAAAGGCCTGGAGTGGCGCGTGGACAGCCTCGCGCGCCCGTGCCCGTGCGTGCTCACGCTGTGCACGAGCCCCTTCCCTACCCCGCAAGGTGGCGAGCCCCTTCCCTACCCCGCAAGGTGGCGACCGCCGGTGGCGCTCCCTCAACATCTGCTATTTGGCAACCACATTGCACAGGTGCAGAGCCAGCTGCTGGGGCACCTGCAGCGCCTTGTCTCACCGGCCTCTACGTCTTGTGCCAACTCTTCCTGACGCCCCAGCTGTGGTCACAGCTGGCTTATTTCTGCCAGGCCTGGGGCGTGGGCTGGTCCAGAGTTATATGGAACAATACCAGCTGGAGGCCGACACATGAGGCTTCTCTTCCCAGAGAAAAGCAGAGAAGCACTCAGTGTTGCTAGTTCCTCAAATCCCCAGCCAGCCCTTGCCTACCATTTCCAAGCTCCGCCCCTCTCAGAAGTTGGCTCTGGCCCCCTACCTTAAGGCGTGAAGGTCCCCCCCTTTCCCTTTTCTCAACTGGGCCATCTCCTAGTTCCCCCAAATGCCCTTTCCCACTTCAGACTTGAACCTCTGAAGATGGGGGAGCCCCTTTGCTCCCTATTACTCACTCCCTTCTCTTCCAAGAATGATGGATCCCTTCAGAGCCCTGTCCATCTTCCCATGATTCCTGGCTTCTCCCTTCTGTACCCATCAGATGGAAATGGCAGCATTGTGTGTGATGCCCAGGTCCCAGCAGGGGACACAGCCAACCAATCAatgttctttctcttcctcttccccttctGAAGCTTCAGAAGTGGCCCAGGGTGCTCTTCCTCACTGGCCCCTCAGTCTTCTAGATTAGTGTCCTTTTCCTGCTTCTTATTCACCCCCATTTTCTTCCTCCCTGGACATTCCTGTCACTTAGCTCCTAAACACCAGTTTTTCTGCTcctccccactttttcttctgttccCTTCCCCATTACCAGAGAGAGAggttgtaaataaaatatatttataatgatCCCCCACTTGGGATCCTGTTTACTTTTGGTGGTGTGCTTTCCTCAGCTTGCCACACTGGCTGGGTTTTGCTCCAAACTGGAATGATGTTGTTATTTCTCGAGGGTTCTTTCCTAAGGTCCCCAACTAACTAGAGGATCCAGCCAGAAACGGATGCAACCAAACCTGGCCTAGGGGCTGTCCCTCAACCTGGCATAGAGTTTTTCAGGTTCCAACCAGTCTACCTTCTAGGAGAACTGGAACCCCCACCTCCCTGTACTTCTGCACACTGTTCCTCTGGATTATGTATGCTATTTAGACTTTGAGAGTCTTCTATATAAATGCAAGTATTAACCACTGCATTTGTACAGTGCTGTACCTATACTAGATCCCACACCAAAGTCAAAAGAAGGAAACAGGCTTAGAAGGATCCAAGTGACTTCTTTGAAGTCCTTGTCAATAGCTGGACCTAGAACCAGGTGTGCCAAGGCCACAGCATTCCCAGAACCTCTGTGTGTTGGTATTAGCTTTGGACTTCTTGTTGGACAGTGGACAGTTGCTAGGGAAGTGTGGACCAGCTCGGGgtttgctggggatggaatccaagaTGTGGGCAGAGGAGGGCGCCAGTGGGTGGGAAAAGGTGGGCAAAGGGAACAGCTACTGTCACTATTCACAGCTCCAGCTCTGTGGCTACGCTGCTTTGCCTTGGCTGCCTCCTGCCTCTTCCTTGCCATTTCCACCACGGCCATATGGCAATAAAATGGACCTTTTGCCCACCCCTTGTGTGTGTTTCACTTCTTCTTAGTGGGGAGGGATGTAACATATTATCTTCCCCCCTTCCCCAGCAGCCTGTATTAGAGAGGATCTCTAAGCCCCGTGGCAATGGGGCTAATGACTtcctggtgtgtgtggggggagctgGGGAGGGCTGCTGGCCATTGTGCGCCCCCACCTCCACCAAGCGGAGGAAAGAAGCGGTTGCTCAGAACCCAGGCGGGCTGCGACGCGGCGCCCGGACTAAGCCGGGGCTTCGCTTTCCCCTAGACCTGGAAGTCGGCTGCTACCCAAATTCTGTGGGATCGTCTCCCAAGTTCATCTTGGCATCCAGGAACGGCCTCTCTCAACACCAGGATCCAAGCGCCTAACTCCCATCCCTCGACTCGTTTTCCAGCCGTGCTCGCTTTCCCCATTTCTGGGTGGGCAACGCGTGGTTGGGGGAGGAGGTGGAAGGAGCCTGGGTACCGCCCCCACTCCCCCGGGAGGGAGCGGAGCTCCAGAGCGGCGGAGACTGCGATCCCGAAAAGTAACACACGGGGGCGCCAGGACGAGTGCGGACGCGGGCGAGGCATCGCAAGGTGGTTTCCGTCCGTGTGAGTGTGTCCATGGGCGTCTTTGTGTGTCTGCGTTTCTGTACCTATGTATACAAGTCAGGGGGTGTCTGGGTGGATGCATTCGGAACAACATACCTGGTGTACCCCCAGAAACAGGTACCCCAGGTGGCTTCTTGATGTAGACAATGCTTGATATGTTACTATGTATGTGTAGACGGGGAGGCAGGCGACTTGTGTATATTGTCGCGTGTGTACGGTGCAGACTGTAAGTCCCTGAAAATGCGTCTTCGATTTTTGAAGTCACATTTCTTGAGGGTTTTGATTCCCTTCTTGCCACTCTGTAAGAGGAATGAGGGCTCTCAATTGCTCTGGACAAACCCTCAGCATTAAGTCTGAGTGACTGTGCTAAGCTAGGTGTGACATTGTGTTTGTTAAGTGGGTGTGTCTCAGAATTTTAGTGTAACTCTATATGacagtgtgttgtgtgtgtgacaGGTGGACTTTGGAGGGGGCTGGATCATGAATATGGACGTGCACAATTTCTTTTCTCTTGTTAGTTTGTGGATGCCACCTTGGtgatgtttgtgtatgtgtgttagtgtgtgtgtgtgtgtgtgtgtgtccttttcTCATTCTCTCTAGGAGTTGTCTCTCTTTGTGTCTCTCCccatctctgtctctttctctttttccttttcttggtgACTCATCTCTGCGGCGTTGCCTCCCCCGGTTTGCAGGGTCTCCCCTCCCCCATTCAGAAGTGGGTGGGGGTCTGAGGCAATGAGACCCTGGGATTAAAAATCATCCCCTTCCCATTGCTCATCATTCCAGACCCTCCAGTGGCCCCCAGCCCCTTCCCTGGACTTCCCACCCCTGGAGTGACTAGGGAGTAGGGCAATAATGTATGTATTCTAAATGGGGCCATTATCAGGGGTCTTCAGCACCTCCTTTCACTTCAAAGTGGAGACCCCTGCCCTCTCATAAATGCCCCCTCTCTGCCTGTCCCCCCATATGGCTGACGCAATGAAAGGCTGCAGAGGTGAGtcaccggttgggggagggggaggggaagaaggGGATGATGAACTGCGGGGCCCTGAGCCCCtgccctttctttctctcccagATTTTTCAGGGAAAAGACTCAATGCTCTGCCCCAACCCCCTGGTTTTCCAAACCTTCAGCTTTGGATCACTACTTTGCTGAACCCTATCTTCTCCTTCTACCCTCCTGGGGAGTATGACAGAATCAGAAACAAAGATAAAGAGAGATGGATTCATACAAACCACTCAGAGCAAACACCAGACATCCATCCCCATCTCAGCTCTGCCCTTTCTAGCTTTCTCtccatttctctttctttcctgccATCTTCTCCTCTCCCTGATCCCAGGAACCTGTCCCTAATCCATATCTCTTCCAGAAGCTCCTAGAGGGAGCTCATTCCAGGGAGGTGAAGATGTGTGAATAAGGTGAGCCAGGTAGGAAACCTGGGGGAGAGAGGCAGACCCACAGTCCATAGACCCAACCATCAAGATTCAGATAATGGAATCACCAAGCCTATTGCCTTTGGTGCCCTGAGTTTCCACCTTGTCTCCTCCATACCTTACCCCATGATGGCTGAGACTCTGGGATACTGATATCTGAGAGAGTTCCTGTTGAGAGCCCTGGGAGTAAGTGGAGGCATGGAGGGGTGTGGGGTTGGGTAAAATGGAGGAGTGGGGAATGCTCTGAAAACCAGGGACAAGGACCCACAACTTGGGGACAACAGATAAGTAACTTGGATTCTGAAGCTTTTTGGCATAGAGATCTAGAAAAAAATAGGGAGAGGGGCAAGAAAGAACAAGGCACATGGAAGTCCACATAATCACCAGCATATACCAGTAGGCATGAAAGAACCCAGATAAATGCACAaagacacacatacatatatacacattctGGGGCACCACCAAGCCAGGCATACCTTTCAGACACCAACAGGTACCCAGAATTGGGTGCAAAGATTCAAAGTTGCCCGGGTGGACAGACATCCCAAAGAAATCAGAACCTACGCACATACCTGGAAACAGGCAGAAACAGTCACATGCCTTGGAAGAGAAGAGCCCCTATTTAAATGGAAAACAGTGCCATGACCATCCACTCTCAATCTGATGCAACACAC is a window encoding:
- the Nat16 gene encoding LOW QUALITY PROTEIN: putative N-acetyltransferase 16 (The sequence of the model RefSeq protein was modified relative to this genomic sequence to represent the inferred CDS: inserted 5 bases in 4 codons; substituted 2 bases at 2 genomic stop codons); this translates as MKLEANWAIGTLEVLNPEKDSASDVKMISKVQPQEMQANSRSGLGLEAETKPPRADPGHEAQAKFLRLQNGSLRRCRPSGREAGRVRGYISGGLNYLLNGYHSWLQDLSLLEVQAKGKGGVIRLESVNLIDAGXEGLRLAPWESSKSVARLLQRFCSXLVKLQQRRVKVARLTRNYQLGPRSXRNTAIVTPQGILLLWFNALALLVGLGARLAVQQASGTLSPLPXEAVSEAGGEVARLLLSPSVQRDVLQEGLDPQPYHPKRSNLRLLAAKGLEWRVDSLARPCPCVLTLCTSPFPTPQGGEPLPYPARWRPPVALPQHLLFGNHIAQVQSQLLGHLQXPCLTGLYVLCQLFLTPQLWSQLAYFCXGLGRGLVQSYMEQYQLEADT